One Desulfolucanica intricata genomic region harbors:
- the cas2 gene encoding CRISPR-associated endonuclease Cas2 yields the protein MKHYIITYDISDDKRRNKIYKLLRDYAVPVQYSVFEARLKDEDYLLLRYKLERLMKRDTDSIIFYRQCIRCQKDILRLGRSGEPFGDGIFIL from the coding sequence ATGAAACATTATATAATTACTTATGATATTAGTGATGATAAGAGAAGAAATAAAATATATAAACTGCTGCGTGATTATGCTGTTCCTGTTCAATACAGCGTATTTGAAGCGCGTTTAAAAGATGAAGATTATTTATTACTGCGCTATAAGTTGGAGCGGCTTATGAAAAGAGATACAGACAGCATAATCTTTTACCGGCAGTGTATTCGCTGTCAGAAGGATATACTACGATTAGGCAGAAGTGGAGAACCATTCGGAGATGGTATTTTTATACTCTAA
- the cas4g/cas1g gene encoding CRISPR-associated endonuclease Cas4g/Cas1g has translation MGSLLFVGSKLSFYYFHNLEYIEKLRWKGLMVGYVNYEVLIVMEMLKTNNEHIYLPISAIAEILYCPRNFYYRVVEGAQDLNAHVLEGRLQEDRRNERTRVAREGYSQVRSVMISSEKLRLIGVVDVVEEDSEIYPVEYKKGSLKESLSDDVQVCAQAMVLEEKLGRDINRGYIYYVQSRTRREVVLDESLRSLVEKTVNRGFEIINSGEIPTPAADARCEGCALARRCLPFEVSCLVDESRKKTVRPIPCFNQGRVLYVDEPGAYVRKKGERIWVTKEKDTLIDMPLCNLEQVVLSGTVNISAQLIKILLERGTEVHFLSRGGKYYGCLQPSLSKNSVLRIAQHKAFQSNSQCLKYAREFVRGKLTNMRTLLVRHNRTQKDKNLLLAITKIKSMLKKLDDITSLNSLLGIEGICSKEYFKVFNCLIKDTVPFNFNKRNRRPPEDPVNALLGYGYSLLTKDISSAVQVVGFDPYIGFLHRSNYGRPALALDLMEEFRPIIVDSLVLKVLNKGVINKDDFECQVTGTFLNDSGRKKFYRAYEERRHEMITHPIFNYNLPYLRIFELQARFLAKVLQGELYEYKPFLVR, from the coding sequence ATGGGCAGCCTCCTTTTCGTTGGTAGTAAACTTAGTTTTTATTATTTTCATAACCTAGAGTATATTGAAAAGCTAAGATGGAAAGGTTTAATGGTAGGATATGTAAATTATGAGGTGCTGATAGTTATGGAAATGTTAAAAACTAATAATGAACATATATATTTACCGATCTCTGCAATAGCCGAAATTTTATACTGTCCGCGAAATTTTTATTACCGGGTAGTTGAAGGTGCACAGGATTTAAATGCTCATGTTTTAGAAGGCCGTTTACAGGAAGATCGGCGTAACGAGCGTACCCGTGTTGCCAGGGAAGGATACAGCCAAGTACGTTCAGTTATGATATCTTCAGAAAAGTTACGTCTTATTGGGGTAGTTGATGTAGTAGAAGAAGATTCGGAGATATATCCGGTTGAATACAAAAAAGGCAGCCTGAAAGAAAGCCTTAGCGATGACGTACAGGTTTGTGCTCAGGCCATGGTATTAGAAGAAAAACTTGGCCGGGACATTAACCGGGGTTATATTTATTATGTACAATCACGTACCCGGCGGGAAGTAGTGCTGGACGAGTCTCTTCGCTCTTTGGTAGAAAAAACTGTTAACAGGGGGTTTGAAATTATTAATTCCGGTGAAATACCCACCCCTGCAGCCGATGCACGCTGTGAAGGGTGTGCTTTAGCACGTCGCTGCCTTCCTTTTGAAGTATCCTGCCTGGTAGATGAAAGTCGCAAAAAGACAGTACGTCCAATACCGTGTTTTAATCAAGGAAGAGTATTATATGTAGATGAACCAGGCGCATATGTGCGTAAAAAAGGAGAAAGAATTTGGGTTACCAAGGAAAAGGATACGCTTATAGATATGCCTTTATGTAATTTGGAGCAGGTAGTACTTTCGGGTACAGTAAATATCTCTGCCCAGTTAATAAAAATTCTTTTAGAGCGGGGAACTGAAGTACATTTTTTATCCCGAGGCGGTAAATATTATGGCTGTTTACAACCTTCTTTGTCAAAAAATTCTGTTTTACGTATTGCCCAACATAAAGCTTTTCAGTCGAATTCACAGTGTTTAAAATATGCCAGAGAATTTGTTCGGGGAAAATTAACAAATATGCGCACCTTGCTGGTTCGCCATAACCGAACCCAGAAGGACAAAAACTTGTTACTAGCAATAACAAAAATAAAATCTATGTTAAAGAAATTGGATGATATTACTTCATTAAACAGCTTATTAGGTATAGAGGGCATTTGTTCTAAGGAATATTTCAAAGTCTTTAACTGCTTAATAAAAGATACGGTTCCTTTTAATTTTAACAAGCGAAATCGCCGGCCACCGGAAGATCCGGTAAATGCATTGCTGGGTTACGGGTATTCTTTATTAACCAAAGACATTTCCTCGGCCGTTCAGGTGGTAGGATTTGATCCGTATATCGGTTTCCTCCACCGGTCAAATTATGGGAGACCCGCTCTGGCATTAGATTTAATGGAGGAGTTTCGCCCTATTATTGTAGATTCGCTGGTTTTAAAAGTGCTGAATAAAGGAGTTATAAACAAAGACGATTTTGAATGCCAGGTGACCGGAACTTTTCTCAACGACAGCGGGCGAAAAAAATTTTACCGTGCCTACGAAGAGCGCAGGCATGAAATGATTACTCACCCAATATTTAATTACAATTTGCCATACCTGCGTATATTTGAATTACAAGCACGCTTTTTAGCCAAGGTTTTGCAGGGCGAACTTTATGAATATAAACCTTTTTTGGTGCGTTAA